The proteins below are encoded in one region of Accipiter gentilis chromosome 12, bAccGen1.1, whole genome shotgun sequence:
- the HELQ gene encoding helicase POLQ-like isoform X3 has protein sequence MFGDHDSFYGNDSLLAEVDDIEKKYLQDKNTDIKVAGEIIIGNQSGIHQKKQDNFSNSENMVVLKADKEDAFQMNENDPVDSSQELTESTLDDLPSSQLLYFEKMGELSSGSRMSPVSERRNKCVNFSLHKIRSPSFCPDTEHRNRPTDFSSESKCDLFKTESLKDHLKSAMTGNAKAQTLQVSKTKQLKEAVLSEEICVARKTIESSSVDIGPFYGLPSKVKDLFRQFRGIETLYEWQHDCLMLESLQQRKNLIYSLPTSGGKTLVAEIIILQELLCRQKDVLMILPYVAIVQEKVRGLSSFGIELDFLVEEYAGSKGRFPPIKRRIKKSLYIATIEKGHALVNSLIETERIDDLGLVVVDELHMLGEGSRGATLEITLAKILYTSKNTQIIGMSATLNNVGDLQKFLQAEYYTNNFRPVELKEYVKIRDSIYAVDNKTENGFTFSRLLNFKYSSNLEKADPDHIIALVTEVIPKYSCLIFCPTKKNCENVASMLCKYLKKEFRAHREKEKQDLIKNLENIGNGSVCPILKQTIPFGIAYHHSGLTNDERKSIEEAYSTGVLCLVACTATLAAGVNLPARRVILRAPYVANDFLKKNQYKQMIGRAGRAGIDSAGESILIVQEKDKHLVQDLVNSPLENCYSSLLLELTKGMQSLLLSLVGLKIAVTHEEVNNFMCSTLLGIQQHLLSKEKSLTEIIKDGLENLIEKGLLKGRICEKDHNSKCTLTITPLGKATYKGSIDLAYCNLLYRELKKGLEGLILESNLHLLYLATPYDMTSNCSPDWMIYLKQFNQLSAAEQKVVDIVGVPESFITKKASGQAIRKNVDSAVVNRLYLTFVLYTLLKETNIWSVSEKFNMSRGYVQNLLNSAASFASCVLHFSEELEEFWVYKALLTELTKKLTYCVKTELIPLMEVAGVLEARAKQLYNAGYKTLAHLANANPETLVKMIEHLSRRQAKQIVSSAKMLLSEKAEALQEEVEELLKVPTDIPGTC, from the exons ATGTTTGGTGACCATGACAGCTTTTATGGAAACGATTCTTTGCTAGCTGAAGTTGATGATATAGAGAAGAAATACCTGCAggataaaaatacagatattaaagTAGCTGGAGAAATCATAATTGGGAATCAGTCAGGAATTCACCAGAAAAAACAAGATAATTTTTCTAATTCAGAAAATATGGTTGTTCTTAAAGCTGACAAAGAGGATGCTTTCCAAATGAATGAAAATGACCCCGTGGATAGCAGTCAAGAACTGACTGAATCTACTTTAGATGACTTGCCATCATCACAACTTTTGTATTTTGAGAAAATGGGTGAACTTTCTTCTGGTTCTAGAATGTCTCCAGTCTCAGAAAGGAGGAATAAATGTGTGAATTTTTCCTTGCACAAAATCAGAAGTCCATCTTTTTGTCCTGATACTGAACACAGGAACAGACCTACTGACTTTTCCTCAGAGTCTAAGTGTGATTTATTTAAAACTGAGAGTCTTAAAGATCATCTGAAAAGTGCTATGACTGGAAATGCTAAAGCCCAGACTCTGCAGGTTTCTAAGACCAAGCAGCTTAAAGAAGCTGTTTTATCTGAAGAGATTTGTGTTGCTAGGAAAACTATTGAATCTTCTTCTGTTGATATAGGCCCTTTTTATGGATTACCTAGCAAAGTTAAAGATCTATTCAGACAATTTCGAGGGATTGAAACGCTTTATG aatgGCAGCATGATTGCTTAATGTTAGAATCTCTACAGCAAAGGAAGAATTTAATATACTCATTACCAACCAGTGGTGGGAAAACACTTGTAGCTGAAATAATAATTCTCCAGGAATTACTCTGCAGGCAGAAGGATGTTCTGATGATCCTGCCATATGTTGCCATTGTTCAAGAAAAG GTTAGGGGTTTATCGAGTTTTGGGATAGAATTGGATTTCCTGGTTGAAGAATATGCAGGAAGTAAAGGAAGATTTCCACCAATCAAGAGGAGAATAAAAAAGTCTCTTTATATTGCTACTATAGAAAAAGGACATGCTCTAGTGAATTCTTTAATTGAAACAGAAAGAATTGATGACCTTGGTCTGGTTGTAGTGGATGAG TTGCATATGCTTGGTGAAGGAAGTCGTGGAGCAACACTGGAAATTACTCTTGCAAAAATTCTTTATACCAGTA AAAACACTCAAATCATTGGAATGAGTGCAACTTTAAATAATGTTGGAGACCTGCAGAAGTTCCTACAAGCGGAGTACTATACTAATAACTTTAGACCG GTAGAATTAAAGGAATACGTGAAGATACGAGACAGCATTTATGCAGttgacaacaaaacagaaaatggctTTACTTTTTCACGTCTCCTTAATTTCAAG TATTCTAGTAATCTGGAGAAGGCAGATCCTGACCACATCATTGCACTGGTTACTGAAGTTATTCCTAAATATTCCTGCCTAATCTTTTGTCCCACTAAAAAGAACTGTGAAAATGTGGCTTCAATGTTATGCAAGTACCTCAAAAA AGAATTCAGAGCtcacagggagaaagagaaacaagatcTTATCAAGAACCTAGAGAATATTGGAAATGGAAGTGTCTGTCCTATTCTGAAGCAAACAATCCCTTTTGGTATTGCCTATCACCATAGTGGCCTTacaaatgatgaaagaaaaagtataGAGGAAGCATATTCTACAGGTGTCTTGTGTCTAGTTGCTTGCACAGCTACTTTAGCTGCTGGAGTCAACCTGCCAGCTAGAAG GGTTATTCTCAGAGCTCCTTATGTTGCTAATGACTTCCTGAAGAAGAACCAGTATAAACAAATGATTGGCAGAGCTGGTCGAGCTGGTATTGATAGTGCTGGAGAAAGTATTCTCATAGTGCAAGAAAAAGACAAACACTTG GTTCAGGATTTAGTTAACAGTCCTTTGGAGAACTGTTACAGCAGTCTTCTGCTGGAGTTGACCAAGGGAATGCAGAGCCTGTTGTTATCTTTGGTTGGGCTGAAG ATAGCAGTCACCCATGAGGAAGTCAACAATTTTATGTGCAGTACATTGCTGGGTATTCAGCAGCATCTGCTGTCTAAAGAGAAGAGCCTCACAGAGATAATTAAAGATGGGCTAGAAAATCTAATCGAAAAAGGACTTCTAAAAGGAAGAATATGTGAGAAGGACCACAATTCCAAATGTACACTAACAATCACACCATTGGGTAAAGCTACATACAaag GGTCTATAGACTTGGCATACTGCAATCTTCTTTACAGAGAACTGAAGAAAGGTTTGGAAGGGCTGATTCTTGAGAGCAATCTTCATCTTCTATATCTGGCAACTCCGTATGATATGACTTCTAATTGTAGCCCAGACTGGATGATATACTTGAAACAG ttcAATCAGCTAAGTGCAGCAGAGCAAAAAGTAGTGGATATTGTGGGAGTACCTGAAAGCTTTATCACAAAAAAGGCTTCTGGTCAAGCCATCAGAAAG AATGTGGACAGTGCTGTGGTAAACAGGCTCTACCTGACTTTCGTCCTTTATACCCTACTGAAAGAGACCAATATATGGAGTGTTTCAGAGAAATTTAATATGTCCCGAGGATATGTGCAAAATCTCCTTAATTCTGCTGCCTCGTTCGCCTCCTGTGTTCTACATTTCAGTGAG GAATTGGAAGAATTCTGGGTTTATAAAGCCTTGCTGACAGAACTTACCAAGAAGTTGACATACTGTGTTAAGACAGAACTCATCCCTCTGATGGAGGTAGCAGGGGTTCTAGAG GCACGAGCGAAACAGCTTTATAATGCAGGGTACAAAACTTTAGCACACTTGGCTAATGCAAATCCAGAAACTCTGGTCAAGATGATTGAGCACTTGTCACGACGTCAAGCCAAACAAATTGTTTCATCTGCAAAG ATGCTGCTGAGTGAAAAAGCTGAGGCTTTACAAGAAGAAGTTGAAGAACTCTTAAAGGTGCCTACAGATATCCCAGGGACCTGCTGA